ATTATAAAAGCTCACATTACCACTTACCACAGGGGTATTAAATCTTTTACAGGCATCCGACAATCCATCAACAGCTTGAGTAAATTGCCAAAAAGATTCAGGATCGTAGGGACTTCCAAAATTTAAGCAGTCGGTAACCGCCAATGGGGTACCCCCACCACAAACAATATTACGCGCCGCCTGGGCTACTGCTATCTGTGTACCCACGTAAGGATCAGCCTCAACGTACAAGGAATTACAATTCACTGAAAAAGCGAGCGTTTTATCCGCTTCTTCAATATATACAAAAGAAGCATCGGAGGGATACTTATTGCTTAAAGTTTCATGCTTATAAGCCTTGTCGAATTTATCGGTCAGAAACTCGCGTGACAACAAGTTCAAGTCGGTCATCATTTTGGCTATCACTTCCTGATAGTGATCCGGCTCTTCTACATCGTCAATTTGAAGTGGCTTAATTTCATTTTTTCCAGGCTCCTGTATTTCTCTATCGTAAATTGGAGCCTTACCTCCCAGCCCTACATAGGAAACCGGGATATCCGCTATGGTTTGCTCACCCCGAATACAAAGGAACGATTGCGTTGCAGTTACTGTACCTATTTGAGCTACGGAAAGCGGCATGGGCTGTAACAGTTCGGACACCCTTGCCATATTTTCCTTATCTACACACAGGAGCATTCTACCCCAGGTTTCCGACAGAAGGATTTCACGGTCAGTCATTTCTTCGTCGCGGGTAGGGATTTTATCGCACGACATCATTATGCCTGAGTTGGCACGCGCCGCCATTTCAGTGGCTGCACCCGCTATACCGCCGGCACCGATGGTTTGAATTCCGACGACCAATTTTTCTTTATTCAATTTCTTTACTGCTTCCAGCAAGCTGCGCTCCACCGTGGAGTCCATCATTTGCTCAATATTAAAGGAGCCGGTTCCGCTATTGGTAACAAAATCGGCCGAAAAGGCATCAGTATCCACTCCGTCCTTCCCTGTTAAGGCGCCCAACAGTACGATAATACGCCCTTCGCCCTTGGCCACACCCGATATCAAATCTTCTTTTGGGGCTATTCCAATGGCTACATTATTAACTATGGGACTACTGTTAAAGCCTGCGTCAAAACGCACTTCGCCACCAATAACCGGCACTTTCATGCTTTTTTCAAAATCTTTCACTCCATGTACCACCTCGGTAAAGAGCCATCGGGCGGTATCACGTTCTGCATTTCCAAATCGTAAGGAGGTTAAAAACGCCACCGGCTTAGCCCCCATCGAAAACACATCGCGGTTTACGATTCTTAAACCCGTTAATGCGCCCAGCCTTGGCTGAATGGCACAAGGGTGGTTATGCGATTCTATCTTAAAAACACAAACATATCCGTCGCCAATATCAACCGCACCGGCCGACTCATCACCTGCCTCCACAATAACTTTCTCACCCGTCTTAGGCAACTTACCTAACCATCTCAGTGAATTTTTATATGAAGCATGCTCTGTCCAAAGTCGAGAAAAAATATCCAACTCGACATCATTGGGATCACGTTTTAGTATTTCCGAAATAAAATCCAGTTCCGAGCGTGTCAGATTCAGGCTTTCAGTAGTTTGAACAGTAGATTGCGTTTTATTCATTGTATTAATTTTTTTGATGCTATCCTTAATCATATAGCCGTTGCGTGCCTATTTTATAATCGATTCAAAAATATACATTTATATCCGAAAAGATACTTTGGTTTTCCAGTTTAATATTCTATACCTAAATTGCGTACGCTTATTTAACGTTTGAAAGTATAAAAAATAAAGCGAAGTACAAAAAGCCATCTTCTTTTGAGCAAAGATATTTTTTATTCTGGCATTCGTTTTTAGTTTTACAGAAGAACATTAAACCTTGAAAAGATGGAGACCAACAAAATTGCTCTAATTACAGGAGCCACTTCGGGTATTGGTGAGGCCACCAGCAAAGAATTAGCACAACTAGGTTACAACACTATCCTTACGGGCCGAAGATCGACTCGTTTAAACAAGCTGAAACAAGAAATTGAAACTACTTATCAAACTGAGGTACTCACGCTTTGTTTCGACATCCAAGACCAGCAACAAACAACGTACGCTTTAAATTCAATACCTACCCATTGGAGAAACATTGATGTGTTGATAAATAATGCGGGGTTAGCGTATGGAGCCGAAAAAATTGATGAAGATGCCTGGGACAAATGGGCACAGATGCTTGACACAAACGTAAAAGGGCTCTTATTTCTGTCTAAAGAAGTGATTAAATGGATGGTGCAAAAAAAACAAGGCCACATTGTTAATATTTCCTCTATTGCAGGTATTAATGTATATGAGGGCGGAAGTATTTATTGTGCTTCGAAACATGCCGTGAACGCGATTACCAAAGGTATGCGAATTGATTTATTAAAGCATAACATTAAGGTCACCTCCGTTTCGCCGGGAATGGTAGAAACCGAATTCTCTTTGGTAAGATACGATGGCAACCGGGACAAGGCAAATCAGGTGTATAGAGGCATAACGCCGCTCTCGGCCATTGATGTTGCCGAAGCCATCGTATTTGTTGTAAGCAGGCCTGCTCATGTAAACATTAACGACATATTAATTATGCCCACGCAACAAGCCGATGCTTACAATACCTACCGAAAGTAAGTTTACTTACTAAATATCAGGTAATGCTTTATCTTTTCCCAGTCTTGTTCGCTTATCGATTTAAGTTTAAGGATATCCGCCGGCTTTGGAGTTGTATTTTTTCTATACAAATTTTTTAGCTCTCTGGCCTGTTGGTATGTAAAGTAGTGATGCCGGCTGATTTCTTTTAAAGAAAGGTGTTGGACATCCATTTTTTGTATAAGTGTCGGATTTACCGAAACGCACTTTTGCAAATCATTAAATAGTTTGTCTGAAATCCCATACACATCTGCCAGCTGCGATATATGGTAAAAGCCACCGAGCGAATTCCTAAAATTGACGATGCGCAGCGACAACCGGCTCCCTATCCCTGGCAATTGCATCAGCTGGGTAGTGTCGGCCGCATTGAGTTCAATATGCGGAGGCGACAGCGCAACAAGCTTATCCCCGGGTTTTGTTATAGTACGGCTATTTTTAAGCAACCATTGATATAGTTGGTCATCGCTGTAAGCATTGACCTTATGCAGCGGTAATGATTTAGTAATATAATTATGCCCTGTCAGTTGTATAATGCGACTACGAATCGAATCGGAAAGGATATGCTGCTCCCAAAACTCACCCTCTTGCCGGTTAAAGTTAATCCATTCCAATTGCTGCGGTGCTTCAGGTGGTGGGCTCGACTTTTTTCTTGACAACTTTTTTTGCTTATCCAGTAAAATATAAGGCTTAATTTTTATAAATAATGAGGTATCCATACCGTAAACTTTTAACAAGTCGGCCTTTACCATAAATTCTTTTACCTTAGTTCTATAGCCTATTAAAGATTTTAATTGATAATGGGTGAACCCAAGTGCTTTGAGTTCCTCTTCCGAAGCAGTATTTGGATTGAAATAGAACAGGGAATCTGATTTTGGGGAATTGTTTTGAGCAAGTAGCTGCGCATTTAATTGGCGAACTTGCTGCACAAATTCCTCATCTACCGTATTATTTACGAAATACACCGCCCAATATGGCATGGTAAAACGCGCTGCTACAATCAATAAAATCAGGATAATCAATACGATTATTCCACGTTGCTCGCTACGGGTATATAAAAAAAAGCTTTTCCACATAAGTTTAAATGTCGGATAAACGTATTTAACCCAATAATTAGCCAGATACCCTGCCACAAAAACTTTCCGTGAGCTACAAAGCTTCTGAACACAAGCCTGACACCAGACAGACAAGGGGTTAAACTAAAGCTTATTCCTGTCTTTGATAAACTACGAATAATTCAGCTTAATTTAATACTTATTTTATTGAAATAAAAAACCTGTAGAATGTATTTTTAATCTCGTTCGTAAATTTAATTTATATCAGTCCTAAATTATTAAGCAATACCATAGCAATGGCTATGGGTGCCACAATTTTTACTATGATTATAAAAACACGAACATAGCTTGCCCTACCTCCATGAGCCTCCAATTCGTTACGAACATTAGCCCCACCCAGAAACCAGCCAACAAATACCGAGATAAGGATACCCCCTAAGGGTAAAAGCAGGTTAGAAGATGTCCACTCAAACCCGTTGAATACCCTGGGATAGACAACACAGAAAGTACCAAGTATAATCATCAGAAAGGCCCCCAACAGGGTGGCCGATTTTCTCTGTATTTTTAGCTCGTCGGTAAAATATGAAACGACCACTTCGAGCAGGGATACGGAAGAAGTTAGTGCAGCGATAAGCAGTAAAATAAAGAATGCGGCCGAAAAGTAATAGCCACCCACCATTTGGTTAAAAATATTGGGCAAGGTTACAAACACCAATCCGGGACCTGCATCAGGCTTTATGCCAAAAGCAAATACCGCGGGAAATATAGCCACACCGGCCAACACGGCAATAAAGGTATCCAGAAAAGAAACCGACAAGGCGGTCTGTAGCAGGTTCTCCTTTTTTTTAACATAACTGCCATATGTAGCTATGGTACCCATGCCAATACTCAACGAGAAAAAAGCCTGTCCAAGCGCAACCAGTACAACATTGCCGGTAATTTTTGAAAAATCCGGTCTAAACAAAAACAAGACCCCCTCGCCCGACCCTTCTAACGAAAGCGACTTAAGGCACAGAATAAGTATAATGACCAACAAAAGTGGCATAAGGATTTTAGCATATTTTTCAATGCCATTTTTAATTCCTCCAATAACAATAGCCGCCGTTAGCGCCATAAAAACAACCAAATAAATAATAGGTCGCCAAACCGAGGTAGAAAAGTCAGTAAACAGTCCTGCTAACTGTGAAGGCGTTTTATCGGCCATTTGATTACCCAGGGCAAGTAGGGTGTATTCTACGGTCCAGCCTGCTACCACTGAATAAAAAGATAAAATTAAAAAGGCGGTTGTTACGCCAATAATCCCAATAAGCTGAAAAAAGCCATGCTGCGGAGCCAAAACCTTAAAGGCACCAAAAATACTTTTTTGGGCACGCCTACCGATAATCAGTTCCGACAACATAACCGGCACACCAATTACTACTATAAATGCGAGGTACAACAAAAAGAAAGCTCCGCCTCCATTTTCGCCCAGCACATAAGGGAAACGCCATATATTACCCAGCCCTATGGCCGAACCCGCTGCAGCCGCAATGATACCAAATCTACTGCTAAAGCCATCTCTGTTGTTCACGTTTGTTTAATTTTAAATTATATTCAGGTTGTCTAAAAACACCAGTGCTATGGCTATAGGGGCAAAGATTTTTAATATAATCATCAAAATGCTTATGGACTTTACGCTTCTGCCGTGGGACTCCAGTTCGGCCTTGGTTTTCCTGCTTCCTATAAACCATCCCACAAAAATAGTGATGAGTACGCCACTCAGGGGTAGCAAAATATTTGAAGTCGTCCACTCAAAGCTGGTAAACAATATGGGGTAAGCCACACAAAACATTCCGAATACTGTAATAAGGAATGCTGCAAGAAAGGTGGCTTTTTTTCTTTTTAATTTTAATTCCTCCGTTATGTAGGCCACCACCACTTCAAGCAAAGATACTGAGGATGTTAAGGCTGCAATAAACAAGAGAACAAAAAAAGCTACTGCAAAAAAATAG
Above is a window of Saccharicrinis carchari DNA encoding:
- the purL gene encoding phosphoribosylformylglycinamidine synthase subunit PurL, which produces MNKTQSTVQTTESLNLTRSELDFISEILKRDPNDVELDIFSRLWTEHASYKNSLRWLGKLPKTGEKVIVEAGDESAGAVDIGDGYVCVFKIESHNHPCAIQPRLGALTGLRIVNRDVFSMGAKPVAFLTSLRFGNAERDTARWLFTEVVHGVKDFEKSMKVPVIGGEVRFDAGFNSSPIVNNVAIGIAPKEDLISGVAKGEGRIIVLLGALTGKDGVDTDAFSADFVTNSGTGSFNIEQMMDSTVERSLLEAVKKLNKEKLVVGIQTIGAGGIAGAATEMAARANSGIMMSCDKIPTRDEEMTDREILLSETWGRMLLCVDKENMARVSELLQPMPLSVAQIGTVTATQSFLCIRGEQTIADIPVSYVGLGGKAPIYDREIQEPGKNEIKPLQIDDVEEPDHYQEVIAKMMTDLNLLSREFLTDKFDKAYKHETLSNKYPSDASFVYIEEADKTLAFSVNCNSLYVEADPYVGTQIAVAQAARNIVCGGGTPLAVTDCLNFGSPYDPESFWQFTQAVDGLSDACKRFNTPVVSGNVSFYNQRSVEGRIESISPCPVVGMVGTVESKEHHSVLAYKCKGDMIFLIGRSRDDINASEYLNFYHKQKSHATPYFDIEEELELQETVKQIIHNHLVRSVHNVSTGGLFFNLLESAMPLNFGFDITTDAEVRKDAFLFGESQSRIIVTVAPEKQDDFVDFMLDKSVPFSALGHVTKGEIRIDDESFGFIKSYKEKFTANLKKWMEGEK
- a CDS encoding SDR family NAD(P)-dependent oxidoreductase; translation: METNKIALITGATSGIGEATSKELAQLGYNTILTGRRSTRLNKLKQEIETTYQTEVLTLCFDIQDQQQTTYALNSIPTHWRNIDVLINNAGLAYGAEKIDEDAWDKWAQMLDTNVKGLLFLSKEVIKWMVQKKQGHIVNISSIAGINVYEGGSIYCASKHAVNAITKGMRIDLLKHNIKVTSVSPGMVETEFSLVRYDGNRDKANQVYRGITPLSAIDVAEAIVFVVSRPAHVNINDILIMPTQQADAYNTYRK
- a CDS encoding ComEA family DNA-binding protein, producing the protein MWKSFFLYTRSEQRGIIVLIILILLIVAARFTMPYWAVYFVNNTVDEEFVQQVRQLNAQLLAQNNSPKSDSLFYFNPNTASEEELKALGFTHYQLKSLIGYRTKVKEFMVKADLLKVYGMDTSLFIKIKPYILLDKQKKLSRKKSSPPPEAPQQLEWINFNRQEGEFWEQHILSDSIRSRIIQLTGHNYITKSLPLHKVNAYSDDQLYQWLLKNSRTITKPGDKLVALSPPHIELNAADTTQLMQLPGIGSRLSLRIVNFRNSLGGFYHISQLADVYGISDKLFNDLQKCVSVNPTLIQKMDVQHLSLKEISRHHYFTYQQARELKNLYRKNTTPKPADILKLKSISEQDWEKIKHYLIFSK
- a CDS encoding sodium-dependent transporter, producing MNNRDGFSSRFGIIAAAAGSAIGLGNIWRFPYVLGENGGGAFFLLYLAFIVVIGVPVMLSELIIGRRAQKSIFGAFKVLAPQHGFFQLIGIIGVTTAFLILSFYSVVAGWTVEYTLLALGNQMADKTPSQLAGLFTDFSTSVWRPIIYLVVFMALTAAIVIGGIKNGIEKYAKILMPLLLVIILILCLKSLSLEGSGEGVLFLFRPDFSKITGNVVLVALGQAFFSLSIGMGTIATYGSYVKKKENLLQTALSVSFLDTFIAVLAGVAIFPAVFAFGIKPDAGPGLVFVTLPNIFNQMVGGYYFSAAFFILLLIAALTSSVSLLEVVVSYFTDELKIQRKSATLLGAFLMIILGTFCVVYPRVFNGFEWTSSNLLLPLGGILISVFVGWFLGGANVRNELEAHGGRASYVRVFIIIVKIVAPIAIAMVLLNNLGLI